A single window of Balaenoptera ricei isolate mBalRic1 chromosome 15, mBalRic1.hap2, whole genome shotgun sequence DNA harbors:
- the REXO5 gene encoding RNA exonuclease 5 isoform X5 codes for MKFCLPPPSSDFLADIIGLQKKQIIGDLPKEMEGSLPSSSSKVSINLQNDPIVQKYGSKKVSLTRCLLTKEEMKTYHFPLQGFPDCENFVPTKCCGSITDNSPLFGLDCEMCLTSKGRELTRISLVAEGGCCVMDELVKPDNKIVDYLTSFSGITKKILNPVTTTLRDVQRQLKALLPPDAVLVGHSLDLDLRALKMIHPYVIDTSLLYVREQGRRFKLKFLAKVILGKDIQCPDRFGHDATEDARTALELAQYFLKYGPKKIAELNLEALASHQELEAAGLEPKNTAEVVKQLNTSVLECLDSMGQKLLFLTREADATELSSSKNCQTIKCLSNKEVLEQARVEIPRFTFSIVQFSFEPFPPNLTEEMSKRMRIKWMEMSTVYAGPFSKNCNLRALKRLFKSFGPVRSVTLILETHQPHLCIQYEILEGAQLAIESSDGILVEGTCIKVQRPVTELTLDCDILVNELEQDSENQGTIYLSGVSETFKEHLLQQSSLFLGLEAVILPKDLKNGKQKKYCFLRFKTFGSAQRALGILTGKNWKLKGRHALTPRHLHSWLRGLPPESRPPGLRVIPPPSEQETLQMVKVDHPKIAAWRWGRKIGKLYHSLCPGTLCLILLPGTESTHGSLSGLGLMGIKDEEESNSPNKCFLKTF; via the exons GGTCTTTACCTTCTTCCAGCTCAAAAGTCAGCATCAACCTGCAGAATGACCCCATCGTTCAAAAGTATGGCTCTAAGAAAGTAAGCTTGACCAGATGCCTTCTCacaaaggaggaaatgaaaacatatcactTTCCATTACAAG GTTTTCCTGACTGTGAAAACTTTGTGCCTACAAAATGTTGTGGTTCTATAACCGACAACAGTCCTCTCTTTGGGCTTGACTGTGAAATG TGCCTGACATCCAAGGGGCGAGAACTAACACGCATCTCATTGGTTGCTGAAGGAGGCTGCTGTGTTATGGATGAACTTGTTAAACCTGACAACAAGATTGTGGACTACCTCACCAG tTTCTCAGGAATCACAAAGAAGATTCTTAACCCAGTGACAACCACACTCAGAGATGTACAGAGACAGTTAAAAGCACTGCTTCCTCCCGACGCTGTGTTAGTGGGCCACTCCTTAGACTTAGATCTCAGAGCACTGAAA aTGATACATCCATATGTTATTGATACATCATTGCTTTATGTCAGAGAGCAGGGCAGAAGATTTAAGCTCAAGTTCTTAGCCAAAGTTATTTTGGG GAAGGATATACAGTGTCCAGATAGGTTTGGTCATGATGCCACAGAAGATGCTAGAACAGCCCTTGAATTGGCTCAGTATTTCCTCAAATATGGCCCAAAGAAG atTGCAGAACTAAATCTGGAGGCACTAGCTAGTCACCAAGAACTAGAAGCAGCAGGCCTAGAGCCGAAAAATACAGCAGAAGTAGTTAAGCAGCTAAACACAAG TGTTTTAGAATGCTTGGACTCAATGGGCCAGAAGCTCCTTTTCTTGACTCGGGAGGCAGATGCTACTGAACTTTCTTCTTCCAAAAACTGTCAAACTATTAAGTGCCTTTCAAATAAAGAG GTTCTTGAGCAGGCTAGAGTGGAAATCCCCCGGTTTACCTTCAGCATCGTGCAGTTCTCTTTTGAACCCTTTCCACCCAACCTCACTGAGGAGATGAGCAAAAGA ATGAGGATCAAGTGGATGGAGATGTCAACTGTCTATGCTGGGCCATTTAGCAAAAATTGTAACCTTAGAGCTCTGAAGAGGCTGTTTAAGAGTTTTGGTCCAGTCCGGTCAGTGACTCTTATTCTTGAAACCCATCAG CCACATCTCTGTATACAATACGAAATCCTGGAAGGTGCCCAGCTGGCCATAGAGTCTTCGGATGGCATCCTGGTAGAAGGTACCTGCATCAAG GTGCAGAGGCCTGTGACAGAGCTCACCCTTGATTGTGACATCCTTGTGAATGAGCTGGAACAAGATTCTGAGAACCAAGGTACTATATACCTGTCTGGAGTGAGTGAAACCTTCAAGGAACACCTGTTGCAACAGTCCAGCCTCTTCCTGGGCCTGGAAGCTGTGATCTTGCCTAAAGATCTTAAAAATGGAAAGCAGAAAAAATACTGTTTCTTGA GATTCAAAACTTTTGGCAGTGCCCAGAGGGCCCTTGGCATTCTCACAGGCAAGAACTGGAAGCTGAAAGGCAGGCATGCCCTAACGCCCAGGCACCTCCATTCATGGCTCAGGGGCTTACCTCCTGAATCAAGGCCCCCAGGGCTTCGTGTCATACCTCCCCCCTCGGAGCAGGAGACCTTGCAG ATGGTGAAGGTGGACCACCCAAAGATAGCAGCCTGGCGCTGGGGCAGGAAGATAGGAAAGCTCTACCACAGCCTGTGCCCAGGCACCCTCTGCCTCATCCTGCTGCCAGGAACTGAGAG CACTCATGGATCGCTCTCTGGCCTAGGACTGATGGGAATAAAAGATGAAGAGGAAAGCAACAGCCCAAACAAGTGTTT
- the DCUN1D3 gene encoding DCN1-like protein 3 — translation MGQCVTKCKNPSSTLGSKNGDRDPSCKSHGRRGAGHREEQLPACGKPGGDILVNGTKKAEAATETCQLPTSSGDAGREPRSNAEESSLQRLEELFRRYKDEREDAILEEGMERFCNDLCVDPTEFRVLLLAWKFQAATMCKFTRKEFFDGCKAISADSIDGICARFPSLLTEAKQEDKFKDLYRFTFQFGLDSEEGQRSLHREIAIALWKLVFTQNNPPVLDQWLNFLTENPSGIKGISRDTWNMFLNFTQVIGPDLSNYSEDEAWPSLFDTFVEWEMERRKREGEGRGALSSGPEGLCPEEQT, via the exons ATGGGCCAGTGTGTCACCAAGTGCAAGAATCCCTCATCAACTCTGGGTAGCAAGAATGGAGACCGTGACCCCAGCTGCAAGTCACACGGGAGGCGGGGTGCAGGCCACCGTGAGGAACAGCTGCCAGCCTGTGGCAAGCCAGGTGGGGATATCCTTGTCAATGGGACCAAGAAGGCAGAGGCTGCTACTGAGACCTGCCAGCTGCCAACATCCTCAGGAGATGCTGGGAGGGAGCCCAGGTCAAATGCCGAGGAGTCTTCCTTGCAGAGGTTGGAAGAACTGTTCAGGCGCTATAAGGATGAGCGGGAGGATGCAATTTTGGAGGAAGGCATGGAGCGCTTTTGCAATGACCTATGTGTGGACCCCACGGAATTTCGAGTGCTGCTCTTGGCTTGGAAGTTCCAGGCTGCTACCATGTGCAAATTCACCAG GAAGGAGTTTTTTGATGGCTGCAAAGCAATAAGTGCAGACAGCATTGATGGGATCTGTGCACGGTTCCCTAGCCTCTTAACAGAAGCCAAACAAGAGGATAAATTCAAGGATCTCTACCGGTTTACATTTCAGTTCGGTCTGGACTCTGAAGAAGGGCAGCGGTCACTGCATCGGGAAATAGCCATTGCCCTGTGGAAACTAGTCTTTACCCAGAACAATCCTCCAGTATTGGACCAGTGGCTAAACTTCCTAACAGAGAACCCCTCGGGGATCAAGGGCATCTCCAGGGACACTTGGAACATGTTCCTTAACTTCACTCAGGTGATTGGCCCTGACCTCAGCAACTACAGTGAAGATGAGGCCTGGCCAAGTCTCTTTGATACCTTTGTGGAGTGGGAAATGGAGcgaaggaaaagagaaggggaagggagaggtgcACTCAGCTCAGGGCCCGAGGGCTTATGTCCCGAGGAGCAGACTTAG